A part of Cannabis sativa cultivar Pink pepper isolate KNU-18-1 chromosome 6, ASM2916894v1, whole genome shotgun sequence genomic DNA contains:
- the LOC115695294 gene encoding uncharacterized protein LOC115695294, with amino-acid sequence MNQQEDFELAPNDPEIERTFRRRRRVQKAKGRDIMAENIDDDGIAQQIVNPIILADDRARAIREYAAPMFNELNLGIVRPEKQAPQFELKLVMFQMLQTMGQFSGMPTEDHHLHLRSFLEVEAVSFSLPDRARSWLNTLPPDSATNWNDLTENFLGKYFPPTRNAKFRSEIMSFQQLEDDSTSDAWERFKDFLRKCPHHGIPHCIQMETFYNGLNAASRMVLDASANGAVLSKSYNEAFEILETIASNNSQWSNTRAPTSRKVAGVLEVDAITALTAQMASMTNLLKNLSIGKAKNVKPAAPIQNDDVSCVFCGEGHVFEKCPSNPESVCYMGNQNFNRNNGAFSNSYNQAWKNHPNLSWGGGVK; translated from the exons ATGAACCAACAAGAGGACTTTGAACTTGCTCCTAACGACCCCGAGATTGAACGCACTtttcgaagaagaagaagggttcaAAAGGCTAAGGGCCGAGACATCATGGCTGAGAATATTGATGATGATGGGATTGCTCAACAAATTGTTAATCCCATCATATTGGCAGATGATCGAGCAAGGGCTATAAGGGAGTATGCTGCCCCCATGTTTAATGAGCTCAATCTAGGCATTGTGAGGCCTGAAAAACAAGCACCGCAGTTTGAGCTCAAGCTAGtgatgtttcaaatgctccaaaccATGGGGCAATTCAGCGGGATGCCAACTGAAGATCATCACCTCCATCTCCGTTCATTcttggag GTTGAAGCTGTTTCATTCTCACTACCAGACCGAGCTAGATCATGGCTCAACACTTTGCCTCCTGATTCTGCTACCAATTGGAATGACCTTACTGAGAATTTTCTGGGGAAATACTTTCCTCCAactagaaatgcaaaattcagAAGTGAGATAATGTCTTTTCAGCAACTTGAAGATGATTCCACAAGTGATGCGTGGGAAAGGTTTAAGGATTTTTTGCGAAAGTGTCCACATCATGGCATTCCACATTGTATACAGATGGAGACTTTTTATAATGGCTTGAATGCAGCTTCTCGAATGGTTTTAGATGCATCGGCCAATGGTGCTGTTTTGTCGAAGTCTTACAACGAAgcatttgagattttggagaccatTGCAAGTAACAACTCCCAATGGTCCAACACAAGAGCTCCAACAAGTAGAAAAGTGGCGGGGGTCCTTGAGGTAGATGCAATAACGGCTTTGACAGCTCAAATGGCTTCCATGACGAACCTTTTGAAGAATTTGAGCATTGGGAAAGCTAAAAATGTTAAGCCAGCTGCTCCCATTCAAAATGATGATGTCTCATGTGTGTTTTGTGGAGAAGGGCATGTGTTTGAGAAGTGTCCCTCTAATCCGGAGTCCGTTTGTTACATGGGAAATCAGAATTTTAATAGAAACAATGGGGCATTCTCAAATTCTTACAATCAAGCATGGAAGAATCATCCTAATTTGTCTTGGGGGGGGGGTGTCAAGTAG